One region of Rhodospirillaceae bacterium genomic DNA includes:
- a CDS encoding glycosyltransferase, translating to MRFSNWLIGLAVAAMVAAAWFLLNPTIAADPFEGQLSGVSYTAWRQDPTSLEKREPTVDEIREDLAILAGKTQSIRTYESTGVSQRIPAMANDLGIKVTAGAWIDSDKTTNEAEIANLVVIAHDVGGVNQLIVGNEFLHRYRMSAERVQALDPDGQKGLKEGFADPELKAELISYLRRVRASSDLPVSTAEPFDIWLNNPDLANETDYIAIHILPFWNGINIDQAIKWTLDRYRVVQETFPDKRILIAEVGWPSEGLTRSTLREEGEEYQNKGGAVASPVNQGLFLRKFLLEAKKADIDYNVIEAFDQPWKIAVEGGVGAYWGLWNADRQLKPALQGNLINFANWPVFAIASVVIGLPFVLFLMRTELGMKRRGRFFIALLGYGGVLTGILIYAQYSKLYLTLYDIIAMVAVAPAFLLLLAIFLIEGLEMSVNLWLGQSKRALVPPPVHSSWKLPKVSVHVPCYNEPPDMMIETIQALEKLDYPNFEVLIIDNNTKDDAVWQPVEAYIKSLNRPNFRFFHLPKWPGFKAGALNYALTETNPDAEIIATIDSDYIVRARWLSDLVPHFTNPQVALVQAPQDYRDGHEDLFKRMCFWEYAGFFYLGMKSRDEKNAIIQHGTMALIRRSALTQAGGWAEWCITEDAELGLRLFEAGHKAVYTEKSYGRGLMPDSFDAFRKQRYRWAYGAMQILKSHWRDLLPFRGKRLEPAQRYQFLAGWLPWIADGLQLSFIALSVAWTAGMILWPQYIAPPLALYLFVTIGMFAFKVGKSFWLYAEKVPCSFLDNIGASLAGLALSYSVGKAVWRGIFTSNLPFHRTPKMENAPAALRGLVSAREETLIFLILVGCGVWTLYARDFQHDAKLWAVLMFVQSLPFFSALLLSMINALRIGQRGSHPETSLTEAMAVASGAQAEIDTAPETKKAA from the coding sequence ATGCGTTTCAGTAACTGGCTCATCGGCCTGGCGGTCGCTGCCATGGTCGCCGCGGCGTGGTTCTTGTTGAACCCGACAATCGCTGCCGATCCGTTTGAAGGGCAGCTGAGTGGCGTCTCATATACTGCTTGGCGGCAGGACCCGACCTCGCTCGAAAAGCGTGAACCGACCGTCGACGAGATTCGCGAAGATTTGGCGATTCTGGCTGGTAAAACGCAATCGATTCGTACCTATGAATCGACCGGCGTATCGCAGCGAATTCCAGCCATGGCGAATGATCTGGGTATCAAGGTTACTGCCGGCGCCTGGATCGACAGCGACAAGACGACGAACGAAGCCGAGATCGCCAATCTGGTGGTGATCGCCCACGATGTCGGTGGCGTCAACCAGCTCATCGTCGGCAACGAATTCCTGCACCGTTATCGCATGTCGGCCGAGCGCGTCCAGGCGCTCGATCCGGATGGTCAGAAAGGACTCAAAGAGGGCTTTGCCGATCCGGAGCTGAAGGCGGAGCTCATCAGCTATCTGCGCCGCGTGCGCGCCAGCAGCGACCTGCCGGTGTCGACCGCCGAGCCCTTCGACATCTGGCTCAACAATCCGGACCTTGCCAACGAGACGGACTACATCGCCATCCACATCCTGCCCTTCTGGAACGGCATCAACATCGACCAGGCCATCAAGTGGACGCTCGATCGTTATCGCGTGGTGCAGGAGACATTCCCCGACAAGCGCATCCTCATCGCCGAAGTGGGCTGGCCGAGCGAAGGCCTCACCCGGTCGACCCTCAGAGAGGAAGGCGAGGAGTATCAGAACAAGGGTGGCGCCGTGGCCTCGCCGGTCAATCAGGGCCTGTTCCTGCGCAAGTTCCTGCTTGAAGCCAAGAAGGCCGACATCGACTACAACGTGATCGAGGCCTTCGACCAACCCTGGAAGATCGCGGTCGAAGGTGGTGTCGGCGCCTATTGGGGCCTGTGGAATGCCGACCGACAATTGAAGCCCGCACTTCAAGGCAATCTCATCAATTTCGCGAACTGGCCGGTCTTTGCCATCGCCTCGGTGGTGATCGGCCTGCCCTTCGTCCTGTTCCTGATGCGCACCGAGCTTGGCATGAAGCGGCGCGGGCGCTTCTTCATCGCCCTTCTCGGCTATGGTGGTGTGCTCACCGGCATTCTCATCTATGCCCAGTACAGCAAGCTTTACCTGACGCTCTACGACATCATCGCCATGGTCGCGGTGGCGCCGGCCTTCCTGCTGCTGCTCGCCATCTTCCTCATCGAGGGTCTCGAGATGTCGGTCAATCTGTGGCTGGGACAATCGAAGCGCGCTCTGGTGCCGCCGCCGGTCCACAGTTCGTGGAAGCTGCCCAAGGTATCGGTGCATGTGCCCTGCTACAACGAACCGCCCGACATGATGATCGAGACCATCCAGGCGCTGGAGAAGCTCGACTATCCGAATTTCGAAGTCCTCATCATCGACAACAACACCAAGGATGATGCGGTCTGGCAGCCGGTCGAAGCCTATATCAAGTCGCTGAACCGGCCGAATTTCCGCTTTTTCCACCTGCCGAAATGGCCGGGCTTCAAGGCCGGCGCCTTGAATTATGCGCTGACCGAGACCAATCCCGACGCGGAGATCATCGCCACCATCGACAGCGATTACATCGTGCGGGCGCGCTGGCTTTCGGATCTCGTGCCGCATTTCACCAACCCGCAGGTGGCCCTCGTCCAGGCGCCGCAGGATTACCGCGATGGGCATGAAGACCTCTTCAAGCGCATGTGCTTCTGGGAATATGCCGGCTTCTTCTATCTCGGCATGAAGAGCCGGGACGAGAAGAACGCCATCATCCAGCACGGCACCATGGCGCTCATCCGTCGCTCGGCCCTCACGCAAGCCGGTGGCTGGGCGGAATGGTGCATCACCGAGGATGCGGAGCTGGGCCTCCGTTTGTTCGAAGCCGGACACAAGGCGGTTTATACCGAGAAGAGCTATGGCCGCGGCCTGATGCCCGACAGCTTCGATGCCTTCCGCAAGCAGCGCTATCGCTGGGCCTATGGCGCCATGCAGATCCTGAAAAGCCATTGGCGCGATCTGCTGCCGTTCCGCGGCAAAAGGCTGGAACCGGCGCAGCGCTATCAGTTCCTGGCGGGCTGGCTGCCCTGGATCGCCGATGGCCTGCAGCTCTCCTTCATCGCCCTCTCGGTCGCCTGGACGGCGGGCATGATTCTGTGGCCGCAATATATCGCCCCGCCTCTGGCGCTCTATCTCTTCGTCACCATCGGCATGTTCGCCTTCAAGGTCGGCAAGTCGTTCTGGCTTTATGCCGAGAAGGTGCCGTGCAGCTTCCTCGACAATATCGGCGCGTCATTGGCCGGTCTTGCGCTCTCCTATTCCGTCGGCAAGGCGGTGTGGCGCGGCATCTTCACTTCGAACCTGCCGTTCCACCGCACGCCCAAGATGGAGAATGCGCCGGCCGCCTTGCGTGGCCTGGTGTCGGCGCGCGAGGAGACGCTGATCTTTCTCATCCTGGTCGGCTGCGGTGTCTGGACTCTTTATGCCCGCGATTTCCAGCATGATGCGAAGCTGTGGGCGGTCCTCATGTTCGTGCAATCGCTGCCTTTCTTCTCGGCGCTGCTGCTCTCGATGATCAACGCCCTGCGCATCGGCCAGCGCGGCAGCCATCCGGAGACGTCGCTGACCGAGGCCATGGCAGTTGCCAGCGGCGCCCAGGCCGAGATCGACACCGCGCCCGAGACCAAGAAGGCTGCCTGA
- a CDS encoding EAL domain-containing protein, whose product MATKIAVNASGAELHSNFVDRVQAALKRHDVPPASLEVEITETSVVLDLDFAAKVTSNLRDLGVSVVVDDFGTGYSSLSYIRSFPLDGVKIDQSFVRGMTTNQIDRKIVESVIDLAHAVGLVTVAEGVETTEQFEVLRQAGCDIAQGYLIAKPLTIGDFKLFMRQ is encoded by the coding sequence TTGGCCACCAAAATCGCCGTCAATGCCTCGGGCGCCGAACTGCACAGCAACTTCGTCGATCGCGTCCAGGCGGCGCTGAAGCGGCATGACGTGCCACCCGCGTCGCTGGAAGTGGAGATCACCGAGACCTCGGTGGTGCTTGACTTGGATTTTGCCGCCAAGGTCACCAGCAATCTGCGTGATCTCGGCGTCAGCGTGGTGGTGGATGATTTCGGTACCGGCTATTCCTCGCTCTCCTATATCCGGTCCTTTCCCCTCGATGGCGTCAAGATCGACCAGAGTTTCGTGCGCGGCATGACCACCAACCAGATCGATCGCAAGATCGTTGAAAGCGTCATCGACCTTGCCCATGCGGTTGGCCTCGTCACCGTGGCCGAAGGGGTCGAGACGACCGAACAGTTCGAGGTCCTGCGTCAGGCGGGGTGCGATATCGCTCAGGGCTATCTGATCGCCAAACCGCTCACGATCGGCGATTTCAAGCTCTTCATGCGGCAATAG
- a CDS encoding response regulator, translating to MTASTMTILCAEDEPELRRDIVQELRDAGYEVIEASNGEDALMAITTLRPDIVLCDINMPRMTGLGVLEQVRASDEEHADVPFIFLTAYGEKSDLIKGRSLGADDYLVKPIDFDLLLTTVRARLESVSRSRRRLNSHAQQLERQLADFLTNGISAAVLPSGQNLHELLVDPNLPDCLLVLASIDAYHRLTPQFGSLVAQRVLENYLETFGASSGGLPSRLFQLESDVFALLVEGSHDWDKISQRVGSLVDTTLEVTGIRLPITSSIAIAEYHVGDARSSSNMLDDALLALRFARRDGGRNVVRVDDPICDRLRIMEYIENNIGRAIDEHQLFLAFQPKVRMKDRKLVGAEALIRWQSPERGLIAPGLFIPIVERTGFVDRVSDWVSTMPPRAATLFPRRGWPPKSPSMPRAPNCTATSSIASRRR from the coding sequence ATGACGGCCAGCACGATGACCATCCTGTGCGCGGAAGATGAACCGGAACTGCGCCGGGACATCGTCCAGGAACTGCGCGATGCTGGTTACGAAGTGATCGAGGCCAGCAATGGTGAGGATGCCCTGATGGCGATCACCACATTGCGACCGGACATCGTCCTGTGCGACATCAACATGCCACGGATGACCGGACTTGGGGTTCTGGAACAGGTCCGGGCCAGCGATGAAGAACATGCCGACGTCCCGTTCATCTTCCTCACCGCGTATGGCGAGAAAAGCGATCTCATCAAGGGTCGCAGCCTCGGTGCGGATGATTACCTGGTAAAGCCGATCGATTTCGATCTCCTGCTGACCACGGTGAGAGCAAGGCTGGAGAGCGTGTCGCGCTCGCGCCGCCGCCTCAACAGTCACGCGCAGCAGCTCGAGCGCCAGCTGGCCGATTTCCTGACCAACGGTATCTCCGCAGCGGTGCTCCCCAGCGGCCAGAACCTGCATGAGTTGCTCGTCGATCCGAATCTCCCCGACTGCCTGCTGGTGCTGGCCAGCATTGATGCCTATCACCGGTTGACGCCGCAATTCGGCAGCTTGGTGGCGCAGCGCGTGCTCGAAAACTATCTTGAGACCTTCGGTGCCAGTTCGGGAGGGCTACCCTCGCGTCTGTTCCAGTTGGAAAGCGATGTGTTCGCTTTGCTGGTCGAAGGATCTCACGATTGGGACAAGATCAGCCAGCGCGTCGGATCTCTTGTCGACACAACGCTTGAGGTTACCGGCATACGCCTGCCGATCACCTCATCCATTGCCATCGCGGAGTACCATGTCGGCGATGCGCGGTCTTCCAGCAATATGCTGGACGATGCCCTGCTGGCCCTGCGGTTCGCACGGCGCGATGGTGGCCGCAACGTCGTTCGGGTCGATGACCCGATTTGCGATCGACTGCGCATCATGGAGTATATCGAGAACAATATCGGCCGAGCGATCGACGAACATCAACTGTTCCTGGCTTTCCAGCCCAAGGTGCGCATGAAGGACCGCAAGCTGGTTGGCGCCGAAGCCCTCATTCGCTGGCAAAGCCCTGAACGCGGCCTGATTGCACCCGGACTGTTCATTCCGATCGTTGAGAGGACCGGATTTGTCGACCGCGTCAGCGATTGGGTTTCAACAATGCCGCCGCGAGCAGCCACGCTCTTTCCGAGGAGGGGTTGGCCACCAAAATCGCCGTCAATGCCTCGGGCGCCGAACTGCACAGCAACTTCGTCGATCGCGTCCAGGCGGCGCTGA
- a CDS encoding HAMP domain-containing histidine kinase, with product MLRSIIDKRPWNPLSITLALMLASLIGCIVTSGLLFVKRERIVQSITQSGSENFTWAFNQLRVEYYRLTMTLDGPRDHDLSELDVDWDKALRKRYEIFVSRVNLVDHGTYRQNMEETSIYQSVLPFLKRVIAETDTRLAATKTFNFPAIAALDTLDDRFAKDLDELAAKAVEADSARLGKMRDDLTSLQVYEVANLAFQLILLIAFGAVAFIGLYRLDRQRRHLVMSAEELKAARIHAEGEAEAKRWALQRALEEEQRTGRLQRRFVSMASHEFRTPLAIIDSSAQRILRKLDSMPREEVIERVDGIRHTVARMGNLIETMLEAGRTEDGKTAFNPALFNLQLHLAKIIKQQRDISPHHRFTEDLRAVPVSFYGDERLMTQILVNLLSNAVKYSPEGGEVHIGSTRAGDAVEISVSDQGVGIPEVEIPNLFEVFFRASTSAGIPGTGLGLDLVRKFVELHNGTIRVSSKVHQGTTFTFALPVRDLSEMESVDAATTSVTAR from the coding sequence ATGCTCCGTAGCATCATCGACAAGCGGCCATGGAACCCACTCAGCATCACCCTTGCGCTGATGCTGGCCAGCCTCATTGGCTGTATCGTCACCTCCGGCCTTTTGTTCGTGAAGCGAGAGCGAATCGTCCAATCGATCACGCAGTCCGGCAGTGAGAATTTCACCTGGGCGTTTAACCAGCTGCGCGTTGAATACTACCGGCTGACGATGACGCTGGACGGTCCGCGCGATCATGACTTGAGCGAGCTGGACGTCGACTGGGACAAGGCCCTGCGCAAGCGCTACGAGATTTTCGTCAGCCGGGTCAACCTTGTTGACCACGGTACCTACCGTCAGAACATGGAAGAAACGTCCATCTATCAATCGGTCCTGCCGTTCTTGAAGCGGGTGATCGCAGAGACCGATACCAGGCTGGCTGCCACCAAGACCTTCAATTTTCCGGCCATAGCCGCCTTGGATACTTTGGATGACAGATTTGCCAAGGACCTTGATGAACTGGCGGCCAAGGCCGTCGAAGCCGATTCCGCACGGCTGGGCAAGATGCGGGACGATCTCACCTCGCTGCAGGTCTATGAAGTCGCCAATCTTGCCTTCCAGCTGATCCTGCTCATTGCCTTCGGGGCCGTGGCCTTCATCGGGCTTTACCGCCTCGACCGCCAGCGGCGACACCTCGTCATGTCGGCTGAGGAATTGAAGGCCGCCCGCATCCATGCCGAGGGCGAGGCCGAAGCAAAGCGCTGGGCCTTGCAGCGTGCGCTGGAGGAAGAGCAGCGCACCGGGCGACTACAGCGTCGCTTCGTCTCCATGGCGTCGCATGAATTCCGTACCCCACTCGCCATTATCGACAGCTCGGCCCAGCGCATCCTCCGGAAACTCGACAGCATGCCGCGCGAAGAAGTGATCGAGCGTGTCGACGGGATTCGCCATACCGTCGCCCGCATGGGCAATCTGATCGAGACGATGCTTGAAGCCGGTCGCACCGAAGATGGCAAGACCGCCTTCAACCCGGCGCTGTTCAATCTGCAGCTACACCTCGCCAAGATCATCAAGCAGCAGCGCGACATCTCGCCGCATCACAGGTTTACCGAGGACCTGCGGGCCGTGCCCGTCTCCTTTTACGGTGATGAGCGCCTGATGACCCAGATCCTGGTCAACCTGCTGTCGAACGCCGTCAAATATTCTCCGGAAGGGGGTGAGGTCCATATCGGCTCGACCCGCGCCGGAGATGCTGTCGAGATTTCAGTTTCCGATCAGGGTGTCGGTATTCCGGAGGTAGAAATACCCAACCTGTTCGAGGTGTTCTTCCGCGCCTCGACCTCGGCCGGCATTCCTGGCACGGGATTGGGTCTGGATCTGGTGCGCAAATTCGTCGAACTCCATAACGGCACCATTCGCGTCAGTTCAAAAGTCCATCAAGGGACCACCTTTACCTTCGCCCTGCCGGTTCGGGACCTATCGGAGATGGAAAGCGTCGATGCAGCAACGACGAGCGTCACCGCGCGATAG
- a CDS encoding molybdopterin-dependent oxidoreductase — protein MKPISNCLSIAPRILSAGLLAAWLALGLQVATAAAEDPILTVDGAISKGPSVTYTLAELDAMPQTEIKTATPWYDGVQTFSGPLLSHVLAAVGAQGADITAHALNDYSADLPAADAADFGVILATRINGEVLSIRDKGPIFIVYPYDSDAKLRHDIYYTRSVWQVDQLTLK, from the coding sequence ATGAAGCCTATCTCCAACTGCTTATCGATCGCTCCACGTATCCTGTCTGCTGGCCTCTTGGCGGCATGGCTGGCGCTTGGGCTGCAGGTTGCAACCGCCGCAGCGGAGGATCCGATCCTCACAGTCGATGGCGCTATCAGCAAGGGACCGAGTGTCACCTATACCTTGGCGGAACTCGACGCCATGCCCCAGACTGAAATCAAGACCGCGACGCCCTGGTATGACGGCGTCCAGACTTTCAGCGGTCCGCTGCTCTCGCACGTCCTCGCGGCTGTGGGTGCGCAAGGCGCCGACATCACGGCTCACGCGCTCAACGATTATTCCGCCGATCTGCCGGCCGCCGACGCTGCTGACTTCGGCGTCATCCTGGCAACGCGGATCAATGGCGAGGTCCTGTCGATTCGCGACAAGGGCCCGATTTTCATCGTCTATCCGTATGACTCGGATGCCAAGCTGCGGCATGACATCTATTACACCCGCTCGGTTTGGCAGGTGGACCAGCTGACGTTGAAATAG
- a CDS encoding MurR/RpiR family transcriptional regulator, translated as MADSVRERLAACLESATKAEKAIASFMLANINGLPFETAATLAAKVGVSEPTVGRFCRAIGYQHFKDLKADLKADIGDKPWLIGDRLKDYRERSRKGDDELARGLEMEIAALVSNYELAHSKEWKRAVKRLARLPDIHVAGFQTERGLAQYLVNQLQYVRPGVHLLDLAGGNFSELLLADPKKVGLVLIEGRRYSRLAKVLAAEARAAGIPTTLITDAYCDWGRDLVDEMFVVPTDINQFWDSTAPVASLIALLINSIFNELGPSVETRMNRVSALYSRFTGYVGDTSGPLS; from the coding sequence ATGGCTGATTCCGTACGCGAGCGCCTGGCGGCTTGCCTGGAAAGCGCGACCAAGGCCGAGAAGGCCATCGCAAGCTTTATGCTCGCCAATATCAATGGCTTGCCCTTCGAAACCGCCGCCACCCTGGCGGCAAAGGTCGGGGTGAGCGAACCCACGGTCGGCCGCTTCTGTCGCGCCATCGGCTATCAGCATTTCAAGGATCTGAAGGCAGACCTCAAGGCCGATATCGGCGACAAGCCGTGGCTGATCGGCGACCGGTTGAAGGATTACCGCGAGCGCAGCCGCAAGGGCGATGACGAGTTGGCGCGCGGGCTGGAGATGGAAATCGCCGCTTTGGTCAGCAATTACGAGCTGGCGCACAGCAAGGAATGGAAGCGCGCGGTGAAACGCCTGGCGCGCTTGCCGGATATCCATGTGGCGGGCTTCCAGACCGAACGGGGCCTGGCGCAATATCTGGTCAACCAGCTGCAATATGTCCGCCCCGGCGTGCATCTCCTCGACCTTGCCGGTGGCAATTTTTCGGAGCTGCTGCTGGCCGATCCGAAGAAGGTCGGCCTGGTCCTCATCGAGGGTCGGCGCTATTCGCGTCTCGCAAAAGTGCTCGCGGCGGAGGCCAGGGCTGCCGGGATCCCCACGACGCTCATCACCGATGCCTATTGCGATTGGGGTCGCGACCTGGTCGACGAGATGTTCGTGGTGCCGACCGACATCAACCAGTTCTGGGATTCGACGGCACCGGTCGCGAGCCTGATCGCCCTTCTCATCAACAGCATCTTCAACGAGCTCGGCCCCTCGGTCGAGACGCGCATGAACCGCGTGTCGGCTCTCTACAGCCGATTCACCGGCTATGTCGGAGACACGTCCGGCCCACTTTCCTGA
- a CDS encoding ABC transporter substrate-binding protein — translation MTLAGATFGAANLAWSQEATFVMSTNEVGAPTYNPVKATMLNAATSMIFDRLVVQDADQSFHPHLAESWEEAPDGMQWIFHLKQGVTFHNGEPFNAAAIAAWIPSFTGTDNEYMVGAIDKVEVVDDYTVKFVMKHPEPNLLFNFSSAFMGIPAPKAYKDLGDNFGVTQAIGTGPFKLESFAVGQETVLVRNEDYKWGSELSDNKGPAKIEKLTFREIPEESTAFLELKTGGVDLLLGVPTDFLGELKKEANVQVLTMPGLDVAYMPMNVTSAPFDDIKVREATAFAINQKEILASIYGGVGSEAHNFLISALPESEIDPKLNISYDPERSAKMFDEAGWKMGANGIREKDGKPLTVKLWTQSDTEFKRLTEAVQAQLKAVGMNAEITVFDSSAIKDQYKKLTEHQLAVRSYNWNNADIIEWFFSGERLGYPNISMWNDPKGEELKTKAMTQSKTQEERIANFKAYHEYVMSQFVFAPIYQPVQNVGYNKERLKLPEKIRATQIESTSVLDMEVVE, via the coding sequence ATGACCCTGGCCGGGGCCACCTTCGGCGCCGCAAACCTTGCCTGGTCGCAGGAAGCGACCTTCGTCATGAGCACCAATGAAGTCGGTGCGCCCACCTACAACCCGGTCAAGGCGACCATGCTCAACGCCGCCACGTCGATGATCTTCGACCGGCTGGTGGTGCAGGATGCCGATCAGAGCTTCCATCCGCATCTGGCCGAATCCTGGGAAGAAGCGCCCGATGGCATGCAGTGGATCTTCCACCTGAAGCAGGGCGTCACCTTCCACAATGGCGAGCCGTTCAACGCCGCCGCCATCGCCGCCTGGATCCCGAGCTTCACCGGCACCGACAACGAATACATGGTCGGCGCCATCGACAAGGTCGAAGTGGTCGACGATTACACCGTCAAATTCGTGATGAAGCATCCGGAACCCAACCTGCTGTTCAACTTCTCGAGCGCCTTCATGGGCATCCCGGCGCCGAAGGCCTATAAGGATCTTGGCGACAATTTCGGCGTGACCCAGGCCATCGGCACCGGCCCCTTCAAGCTGGAGAGCTTCGCCGTCGGCCAGGAAACCGTGCTGGTCCGCAATGAGGATTACAAATGGGGCTCGGAACTCTCCGACAACAAGGGCCCGGCCAAGATCGAGAAGCTGACCTTCCGTGAAATCCCGGAAGAATCGACTGCTTTCCTTGAGCTGAAGACCGGCGGTGTCGACCTGCTGCTGGGCGTGCCGACCGACTTCCTTGGCGAGCTCAAGAAGGAAGCGAATGTCCAGGTCCTGACCATGCCGGGCCTCGATGTCGCCTATATGCCGATGAACGTGACCAGCGCGCCCTTCGACGATATCAAGGTGCGCGAGGCGACCGCCTTTGCCATCAACCAGAAGGAAATCCTGGCCAGCATCTATGGCGGCGTCGGATCGGAAGCGCATAACTTCCTCATCAGCGCGCTGCCGGAATCCGAGATCGATCCGAAGCTCAACATCTCCTACGATCCGGAACGTTCGGCCAAGATGTTCGACGAGGCCGGCTGGAAGATGGGTGCCAACGGCATCCGCGAGAAGGACGGCAAGCCGCTCACCGTGAAACTGTGGACGCAGTCCGATACCGAATTCAAGCGCTTGACCGAAGCAGTCCAGGCGCAGTTGAAGGCGGTCGGCATGAATGCCGAGATCACGGTGTTCGATTCCAGCGCCATCAAGGATCAGTACAAGAAGCTGACCGAGCATCAGCTGGCGGTGCGTTCCTACAATTGGAACAATGCCGATATCATCGAATGGTTCTTCAGCGGCGAGCGTCTGGGCTATCCCAACATCTCGATGTGGAACGATCCCAAGGGCGAAGAGCTCAAGACCAAGGCCATGACCCAGTCGAAGACGCAGGAAGAGCGTATCGCCAATTTCAAGGCCTATCATGAGTATGTCATGTCGCAGTTCGTCTTCGCGCCGATCTACCAGCCGGTGCAGAATGTCGGCTACAACAAGGAACGCCTGAAGCTGCCCGAGAAGATCCGTGCAACACAGATCGAATCGACCTCGGTGCTCGACATGGAAGTCGTCGAGTAG
- a CDS encoding ABC transporter permease: MLSYIVRRLLLLIPVFFTVSIIIFGIIHLVPGDPIDNLVRIGSSPEQKAIITARYGLDKPLVEQYLLWLGKMAQGDLGDAIVMRRPVVDLLAQNIPFSLRLGGAALLFSTLLGIAAGTLAAINKDSKIDQSVMAGILVGSTLPSFWLGLLLMLLFSVQLGWLPVSGARTWQALILPVLTIGLGGTALVARVTRVAMLETMQKDFVLLLHAKGLPARRIQLRHVLRHALMPVVTILGLRIGWILGGAVTVEFVFARPGLGTLLIKALNQHDYPVMQGCLLMLAIAVMLGTLIGDLVQAAMDPRVRHAMT, encoded by the coding sequence ATGCTGAGTTACATTGTGCGGCGGCTGTTGCTGCTGATCCCGGTCTTCTTCACCGTTTCCATCATCATCTTCGGCATCATCCATCTGGTGCCGGGTGACCCGATCGACAATCTGGTGCGGATCGGATCGAGTCCGGAACAGAAGGCCATCATCACCGCCCGCTACGGGCTCGATAAGCCGCTGGTCGAGCAATACCTGCTGTGGCTGGGCAAGATGGCGCAAGGCGATCTCGGCGACGCCATCGTCATGCGGCGTCCGGTGGTCGACCTCCTCGCCCAGAACATTCCCTTCAGCCTGCGCCTCGGTGGCGCGGCACTCCTCTTTTCGACGTTGCTCGGCATCGCCGCCGGGACCCTTGCCGCCATCAACAAGGACAGCAAAATCGACCAGAGCGTCATGGCCGGCATCCTGGTCGGCTCGACGCTCCCCAGTTTCTGGCTGGGCCTGCTGCTGATGCTGCTCTTTTCGGTCCAGCTCGGCTGGCTGCCGGTGTCAGGTGCCCGCACCTGGCAGGCCCTCATCCTGCCGGTGCTCACCATCGGTCTGGGCGGCACGGCCCTGGTCGCCCGCGTGACCCGCGTCGCCATGCTGGAGACGATGCAGAAGGATTTCGTGCTGCTGCTCCATGCCAAGGGATTGCCGGCGCGCCGCATCCAGCTCCGCCATGTGCTGCGCCACGCACTCATGCCGGTTGTCACGATCCTGGGATTGCGCATCGGCTGGATCCTGGGCGGCGCCGTCACGGTCGAATTCGTCTTTGCCCGGCCCGGCCTTGGCACGCTGCTCATCAAGGCGCTCAACCAGCATGACTATCCGGTGATGCAAGGCTGCCTGCTGATGCTGGCCATCGCCGTCATGCTGGGCACGCTGATCGGCGATCTGGTGCAGGCGGCAATGGACCCCCGCGTACGGCACGCCATGACATGA
- a CDS encoding ABC transporter permease, with protein sequence MTSNSPRWHAFRRSTAGKVLLTPKGGIAGAYLLILALIALLAPWITPYPYDVQELTIASQAPGLAHWLGTDEFGRDVLSRIMYGARTSLSVSVTAISVSVLIGMTLGAAAGYFGGMFDRLVTAAVDLSWSFPEILIALILVAIIGPGLTSTMLAIGIAYLAQFTRLTRAQILGLKNETYIEATLNLGASHGHIVFRHLMPNALAPVIICGMLATGDAIILEATLGFFGLGAQPPVPSWGAMMSSGSAQIFKAPWIIIFPGLAVAVTVIMINLFGDALIRALDIRAKLREG encoded by the coding sequence ATGACATCCAATTCCCCGCGCTGGCATGCCTTCCGGCGCAGCACGGCCGGCAAGGTCCTGCTGACACCCAAGGGCGGCATTGCCGGCGCTTATCTCCTGATCCTGGCCCTCATCGCCCTGCTCGCCCCCTGGATCACGCCCTATCCCTATGACGTGCAGGAACTGACCATCGCCTCGCAGGCACCGGGCCTTGCCCATTGGCTGGGCACCGACGAGTTCGGGCGCGATGTGCTCTCTCGCATCATGTATGGGGCGCGCACCTCGCTCTCGGTCAGTGTCACGGCGATCAGCGTCTCGGTCCTCATCGGCATGACGCTGGGGGCCGCGGCCGGCTATTTCGGCGGGATGTTCGACCGGCTGGTGACGGCGGCGGTCGATCTCTCCTGGTCGTTCCCGGAGATCCTCATTGCCCTCATCCTGGTTGCCATCATCGGGCCGGGCCTCACCTCGACCATGCTGGCGATCGGCATTGCCTATCTCGCGCAATTCACGCGCCTCACCCGCGCGCAGATCCTGGGCCTGAAGAACGAGACCTATATCGAGGCGACGCTCAATCTCGGCGCCAGCCACGGCCATATCGTGTTCCGGCATCTGATGCCCAATGCGCTGGCCCCCGTCATCATCTGCGGCATGCTGGCGACGGGCGATGCCATCATCCTGGAGGCGACGCTCGGCTTCTTCGGCCTTGGCGCGCAGCCGCCGGTGCCGAGCTGGGGCGCCATGATGAGCAGCGGTTCGGCGCAGATCTTCAAGGCACCCTGGATCATCATCTTCCCGGGCCTCGCCGTCGCCGTCACGGTGATCATGATCAACCTGTTCGGCGATGCGCTGATCCGCGCCCTCGATATCCGCGCCAAGCTGCGGGAGGGCTGA